Below is a genomic region from Gallus gallus isolate bGalGal1 chromosome 10, bGalGal1.mat.broiler.GRCg7b, whole genome shotgun sequence.
CTGTGTCAGGTAGTAACACCACCACATCAGCGTTTGTCTAAATTCTTCAGCTTAGAAGTAAGGGTTTGAGGGGCTCTGAGAGCCCCTCTGAGACAGAAGGGCCTTCTGCAGAGTCAGAAAGCATAAAGTGGAGATGGTGCAGTGTTCAAGCTGTCTTGGTACATGCAGGCTGTTGCTGGGAGGGTGGGCTACCAGAAGACAGATGCTGAGCACATACTGGGTAGCTAAACACAAATAATTGCCCTTAAAATGATTCTGAttgattgtttttctcccttgtcaCTTCTCTTCTTGCCCTTCTTTCACTGTTGTCCCTGTTCACACACTGGATGTGATCCATTCTGGCATTACATGCAGATATCATCTTTTCAGAGCTGCTCCTTTGTGACGCAAAGGCTTTCTggaaagatttttcattttaaaactgctttcagtacagataacaaaacaaaaacgtGGTAGATGATGAATTTTAAAGGTTCATCTGAAACATCCACTGCCCTCTACTGTCAGTTAAATGAAATGCACTGGTTTTAGATTTTGCTGAAACAAAAGTTATTTGGGATTACTAGAAACACGATGCCAGTACTTAGCAGCTAGTGTGCAGCTTGTCTAACAGAGAGAGGCTTTGCCTCAAACGtggaaagaaactgaaacacTGAAGAGAACGGAGCATGAAATGCTCTCGTGGGTGAGATGTTCACTGAATGGTTGTGGTGATGCCTGCCATGTATCTGTGCAGCTGGATACAGATGTGGCACTACAGCAGACAGGGAATGTGCTGTTATAATTAATTCTTCTTTTATATTCAGGAATAAAAGGGATCCCCCAGCCCTCAGCTTTTATACCTACCGCTGAAAGCAATTCCTTTCAACCACAAGTGAAAACTCTGTCATCTCCTGTTGatgccaagcagcagctgcagcgtAAGATCCAGAAGaagcagcaagaacagaaaCTGCAGTCTCCTTTGCCAGGAGAGTctccagcaaagaaaacagaaggcacCGCAACCAATGGTGTAACTAGTATATCTAATGGAAGTCCTGCTATTCTGTCTCCTCAGCCTATTGGCATTGTTGTGGCAGCTGTCCCCAGCCCAATACCGGTAATTCTCCAGCAGTTCTCCAGATAAATCACCTTAGGAAAGGATTGAAAATGGCCCATAGCTAAGCAGTGGTGTCAGTGGGATAGAAATATGGTGTCTGTTCAGGCTTGAATCCCTTGGTTCTTTTCTGTCCCAGTGACTGGTGTAACAGTGTGACTGAATTAGGAATAAGAGGCAGCAGAATTCTGATCACATCATATAGGCCAAGTTCATCTTCGAAGTCAATGACAGCGAAATTTCAGCTAGCAATAATTTAGATTATGTGTGGGAATAATTACTCTTGAGATGAATTTAACCAGATGGGAAAGTCTACAGGTCGCGTGGGTCACTGAGCCATCTCATTTAGAATCTAAATTGATTTGCATTGGCCTGGTGGATTTAGTGACAGCAACAATTCTAATTTTGCATGAAATCTGTAATGTGGGACTTCGCTGTCTTTCAGACATAGAACACAAGACTGGGAAAAAGGTTATTTGTTCTTAGGATGTTAGCTGTATTGTTTATTTCAATAGATAAGGGATACTAATACTCAGCttgcatttgattttgaaatCTTGAAAATTAGTAGTTTTCAACACATCCTTTATCGTTTGTATTTCCGTCTTTGGTTTCACTTAGTGAAGAACCATATGAGAATAACCCTTTGATTAGTAGAAGAGCAGAGTAATGTGTAGACCAGTGCCTTAAAGGCATACCTTAAAAATTGAATCCTCCTATCTACCAATCGTAGGCAGACATATCACTTGTCTTGCATGCAGTTGAAgagcttgctttgttttgaaatgacGTTTGCTAGTGTACACGCTCTGGTGTGTTGAGTTGTATTGTCCTTAATCTTTGTAATGCATGGAGTGGTCTGTGGACTTCAGGGACTTCCTTGCTTCATTGCCACAccatttgtttctctctctaaACAGGTGCCAAGGACCAGGCAGTTGGTGACATCTCCAAGTCCTATGGGATCATCTGACAACAAGGTCCTGCCACTCAATGTTCAGGTGGTCACTCAGCACATGCAATCAGTCAAGCAGTCACCAAAGACTCCCCAGAATGTTCCTGCCAGCCCAGTTGGTGACCGCTCTGCCCGACATCGCTACCCGCAGATCCTACCGAAGCCAGCAAATACCAGTGCTCTCACCATCCGCTCTCCCACAACGGTGCTTTTTACCAGTAGCCCAATCAAGACTGTTGTGCCAGCTCCACACGTGAATTCCTTAAACGTGGTAAAAATGACAGCAATATCTCTtgccccaagcagcagcagcgtgcccGTCAAACAGACACCTTCAGTTAATAGTAGTGCGGGAGCAGTGGAAGAAGGGAGGACTACTCCACAGATCAAAAATGGTTCTGTTGTTTCACTTCAGTCTCCAGGATCCAAGCCTAGCACTGCTGTAGCTGCATCTGCAGTTGAGATCAAAATGGAACCAGAAGGACTGCTGGATGAGAACCCAGTACAGGGCCAGGAGAGCTCTGACACATCTAAATCCATAAAGGCGACCCCTGACCTGCCTCCTGCTCAACAGATTAATTTTGAAGTTGCAACCATGAAGGTTTCAGCTGATGGTGTCGTGGAGGCAAAACCAGTTAAGGGCTGTGATCAGGGAGCTGAAGAAGCAGGGACCAAATACAAGATGCAGTCCAATGAGATCACACCGGTTTCTTCAGCAGGCAATAATCAAAGCACTCTAAAGCTCTCTGTTGCCAGTCACAACTTGTCCAGCACCAGCATTGATTCACCTCCTACTGGTGAGTCTTcaattaaagacaaaatatgCACTAAAAGTCCAAGGAAACGACAACCCTCTACGCTTCAGGATTCCCAGATACCACCTGTCAAGAAACCACTGGTGGGGCAGCTTTCAGCTGGTAACGCTGAGGAGagtcaaaaaacaaacagtgttACGAAGGTTCCAAAGGTTGTATCATTAGCTAACAGTGACAATACCACACTTGTTCAAGTTCCCAGCAAGGTACCTGTAAATGTACCTGTaccttctgcagctccagcagacTTAGTGACAGACTGTTCTTTGAGCGCTGATTTAAATACCAGTGATTCTACTTTAGAACAGCAGCTTGCATCAGCATCATCTCCAGATATAAAAGTGAAATTGGAAGGAAACATGTTTATTATAGAAAGCGATTCAAAATCTGACGGCAGCTTTAACCCAAATGCGTGGCACCATATCACCAAAACTTCTGATTTTGCGTCTGTGAATTGTGAACAGCAGCAAGATATCAGTGTTATGACTATTGCAGGACACTCAGGCTCTGGTGACTTACAGGAGTCTGCATGGGAGCCAGCGCACTGTGAGGGTATACAGCAGGATGTGTACAACCAGCAGTTACAGAGCCAGATCCAAGACTCCTCCTTGGGTCAAATACAAGCACAGTCTTCAAATCAGTTACCTCTGCAGTCCGAGCTGAAAGAATTTGAACATACAGTCCCTCAGTCGAATGAAaacttcttttcatttgatGATGACCTAACCCAGGACAGCATTGTGGAGGAGCTGGTGCTCATGGAGGAGCAAATGTCAATGAATAATTCTCATGCTTACGGTGGCTGTCTAGGAATGGCACTTCAGAGTCAGACAGCAGCTCAAGGAGCTCCTGTGTCATCCCACCCAAGCagcacacatttttaccattcGATCCATAACAACAGCACTCCAATTCACACTCCTACTCCCACCCCTACCCCGACTCCCACCCCTACCCCAACTccaacacccacctctgaaATGATTGCTGGATCTCAGAACGTGTCACGCGAGAGCCCCTGTTCCAGGCTGGCTCAGACGACTCCTGTGGACAGTGCTCTAGGAAGCAGCCGGCACACACCCATTGGCACACCACAttcaaactgcagcagcagtgttcCTCCAAGTCCTGTGGAATGCCGAAACCCGTTTGCATTTACTCCCATAAGCTCCAGTATGGCTTACCACGATGCCAGCATTGTTTCTAGCAGCCCCGTGAAGCCAATGCAGCGGCCTATGGCTACCCACCCTGACAAAACCAAACTCGAGTGGATGAATAACGGGTACAGCAGTGTTAGCAATTCATCGGTTGCAAACCATGGCATCCTTACAAGCTACCAGGAGCTAGTGGAAGATCGCTTCAGGAAACCTCATGCTTTTGCAGTTCCTGGCCAGTCGTACCAATCTCAACCACGCCACCACGATACTCACTTTGGTCGCGTGACTCCTGTTTCACCtgtgcagcaccaggcagcccCTGTAAGTAGCACCACCAAGCAGGAGGGCTTTGCAGTTCCTGCTCCTCTGGACAACAAAGGAGCCAGTTCTTCTCTCAATAACAGTCTGAGATGCCGGAGCGTGAGCCCTGCTGTCCATCGTCAGCGTAATCTCAGTGGGAGCACCGTTTACCCTGTTTCCAATATACCACGCTCCAACCTGGCACCTTTTGGAAGTCCAGTGACTCCTGAAGTTCACAACGTATTTACTAATATCCACGCAGACACTAGTGCCAATAATATAGCGCAGAGAAGCCAGTCGGTCCCATTGACTGTGATGATGCAGACGGCCTTCCCAtctcttcagaaacaaacaaatgctaAGAAAATAACCAACGTGTTGTTAAACAAACTTGATTCTGATAGTGATGATGCAGTGAGAGGTTTGGGAATGAACAACATGCCCTCAAATTACACGGCCAGGATGAATCTCACTCAGATTTTAGAGACGTCCACTGCTTTTCCTAGTGCCAACCCACAGAACATGATCAATTCCAGCACTTCAATTTACGAATTCCAAACACCAAATTACCTCACTAAAAGCACCGATCAgatcagtttttcttctggagaTAACCAAGCACAATCAGACATCGGAGAGCAGCAATTAGATTTTAGCAGCACTGTAAAAGACCTTTTAGGGGAGGACAGTCTGCCAACAAACCAGCAGCTGGTGAATCAGGTGGCATCAGATCTCAGCGTTACATCTGTCTTTCCCAGCGACATCAGGTTGTCTTCCGAACTCTCAGGCAGCATTAACGATCTGAACACTTTAGACACAAATCTACTGTTTGATCCAGGTCGTCAGCAGGGACAAGACGATGATGCTACACTggaggaattaaaaaatgacCCCTTGTTTCAACAAATCTGCAATGAATCCATGAACTCAATTAATACATCAGGTTTTGAGTGGATGGAGAGCAAGGATCATCCTACTGTTGAAATGTTGGGTTAATATTGTTTTATAGTATGTATGTAGCACACTGTATGTAAAAGACAGACGTATTGTATTTGTCTTAATGGAAgtgcctcctgcagcagaaacactTGCTATGTATtgtggcatttaaaaaaaaaaagtttgctgtACCAGTTGCTCATTCTTCACCAGAGAAAGGGCGGTCTTagcaatttcaaaacaaatctcTGAAGGTGATTGGGCTATCAAACAGCCAGTATTACTTCTTCAATTCGATAGTGTTTCCCATTCAGAATTTCTTGTTGTAGTAAATAAGTGGTTAATAGCTAGCAACAGCAGCTCTGGTTGAGGCAGCGGGAGGGTTTTAAGTTGAGCTCATAGGTAGGCTTTCCATACTTCGTATTGCTCGTTACTTCTAGTACGTGGTTCATACTGACCTCTGTCGTTCAGGTCTGAAATGCAGGGTGCCTGCAGGTATGTAGGGGATGGGCAGTGGATACAAGTGAAGCAGGGGGCACGCAGGTGCCTGATCACTGTGTAGTTATCTTGAGTACTGCCTGGTGGTGAACTGGTGCCAATTACATCTCTAGTAAAACGCAAAGATAGAAGAAATAACAGGAAACGGGAATGatcaaggaaagagaaagatgcactaattttttatttaagagaaaGAGATCTATGTAGTTATTTTGTCCATTGATGTTTCTGACCTTGTACTTGATATTTTAGTTCTCACTTCAGTGCTTTTATATCAGGTAAA
It encodes:
- the RFX7 gene encoding DNA-binding protein RFX7 isoform X3, coding for MLCNPKKEQEVEKFTDLEKLYLYLQLPSGPNNGDKSDQISMSSSRAQQMHAFSWIRNTLEEHPETSLPKQEVYDEYKSYCDNLGYHPLSAADFGKIMKNVFPNMKARRLGTRGKSKYCYSGLRKKAFVHMPTLPNLDFHKTGDGLDGTESSGQLQSADEEVVSAACRLVCEWAQKVLSQPFDTVLELARFLVKSHYIGTKSMAALTVMAGAPAGIKGIPQPSAFIPTAESNSFQPQVKTLSSPVDAKQQLQRKIQKKQQEQKLQSPLPGESPAKKTEGTATNGVTSISNGSPAILSPQPIGIVVAAVPSPIPVPRTRQLVTSPSPMGSSDNKVLPLNVQVVTQHMQSVKQSPKTPQNVPASPVGDRSARHRYPQILPKPANTSALTIRSPTTVLFTSSPIKTVVPAPHVNSLNVVKMTAISLAPSSSSVPVKQTPSVNSSAGAVEEGRTTPQIKNGSVVSLQSPGSKPSTAVAASAVEIKMEPEGLLDENPVQGQESSDTSKSIKATPDLPPAQQINFEVATMKVSADGVVEAKPVKGCDQGAEEAGTKYKMQSNEITPVSSAGNNQSTLKLSVASHNLSSTSIDSPPTGESSIKDKICTKSPRKRQPSTLQDSQIPPVKKPLVGQLSAGNAEESQKTNSVTKVPKVVSLANSDNTTLVQVPSKVPVNVPVPSAAPADLVTDCSLSADLNTSDSTLEQQLASASSPDIKVKLEGNMFIIESDSKSDGSFNPNAWHHITKTSDFASVNCEQQQDISVMTIAGHSGSGDLQESAWEPAHCEGIQQDVYNQQLQSQIQDSSLGQIQAQSSNQLPLQSELKEFEHTVPQSNENFFSFDDDLTQDSIVEELVLMEEQMSMNNSHAYGGCLGMALQSQTAAQGAPVSSHPSSTHFYHSIHNNSTPIHTPTPTPTPTPTPTPTPTPTSEMIAGSQNVSRESPCSRLAQTTPVDSALGSSRHTPIGTPHSNCSSSVPPSPVECRNPFAFTPISSSMAYHDASIVSSSPVKPMQRPMATHPDKTKLEWMNNGYSSVSNSSVANHGILTSYQELVEDRFRKPHAFAVPGQSYQSQPRHHDTHFGRVTPVSPVQHQAAPVSSTTKQEGFAVPAPLDNKGASSSLNNSLRCRSVSPAVHRQRNLSGSTVYPVSNIPRSNLAPFGSPVTPEVHNVFTNIHADTSANNIAQRSQSVPLTVMMQTAFPSLQKQTNAKKITNVLLNKLDSDSDDAVRGLGMNNMPSNYTARMNLTQILETSTAFPSANPQNMINSSTSIYEFQTPNYLTKSTDQISFSSGDNQAQSDIGEQQLDFSSTVKDLLGEDSLPTNQQLVNQVASDLSVTSVFPSDIRLSSELSGSINDLNTLDTNLLFDPGRQQGQDDDATLEELKNDPLFQQICNESMNSINTSGFEWMESKDHPTVEMLG
- the RFX7 gene encoding DNA-binding protein RFX7 isoform X4 — its product is MSSSRAQQMHAFSWIRNTLEEHPETSLPKQEVYDEYKSYCDNLGYHPLSAADFGKIMKNVFPNMKARRLGTRGKSKYCYSGLRKKAFVHMPTLPNLDFHKTGDGLDGTESSGQLQSADEEVVSAACRLVCEWAQKVLSQPFDTVLELARFLVKSHYIGTKSMAALTVMAGAPAGIKGIPQPSAFIPTAESNSFQPQVKTLSSPVDAKQQLQRKIQKKQQEQKLQSPLPGESPAKKTEGTATNGVTSISNGSPAILSPQPIGIVVAAVPSPIPVPRTRQLVTSPSPMGSSDNKVLPLNVQVVTQHMQSVKQSPKTPQNVPASPVGDRSARHRYPQILPKPANTSALTIRSPTTVLFTSSPIKTVVPAPHVNSLNVVKMTAISLAPSSSSVPVKQTPSVNSSAGAVEEGRTTPQIKNGSVVSLQSPGSKPSTAVAASAVEIKMEPEGLLDENPVQGQESSDTSKSIKATPDLPPAQQINFEVATMKVSADGVVEAKPVKGCDQGAEEAGTKYKMQSNEITPVSSAGNNQSTLKLSVASHNLSSTSIDSPPTGESSIKDKICTKSPRKRQPSTLQDSQIPPVKKPLVGQLSAGNAEESQKTNSVTKVPKVVSLANSDNTTLVQVPSKVPVNVPVPSAAPADLVTDCSLSADLNTSDSTLEQQLASASSPDIKVKLEGNMFIIESDSKSDGSFNPNAWHHITKTSDFASVNCEQQQDISVMTIAGHSGSGDLQESAWEPAHCEGIQQDVYNQQLQSQIQDSSLGQIQAQSSNQLPLQSELKEFEHTVPQSNENFFSFDDDLTQDSIVEELVLMEEQMSMNNSHAYGGCLGMALQSQTAAQGAPVSSHPSSTHFYHSIHNNSTPIHTPTPTPTPTPTPTPTPTPTSEMIAGSQNVSRESPCSRLAQTTPVDSALGSSRHTPIGTPHSNCSSSVPPSPVECRNPFAFTPISSSMAYHDASIVSSSPVKPMQRPMATHPDKTKLEWMNNGYSSVSNSSVANHGILTSYQELVEDRFRKPHAFAVPGQSYQSQPRHHDTHFGRVTPVSPVQHQAAPVSSTTKQEGFAVPAPLDNKGASSSLNNSLRCRSVSPAVHRQRNLSGSTVYPVSNIPRSNLAPFGSPVTPEVHNVFTNIHADTSANNIAQRSQSVPLTVMMQTAFPSLQKQTNAKKITNVLLNKLDSDSDDAVRGLGMNNMPSNYTARMNLTQILETSTAFPSANPQNMINSSTSIYEFQTPNYLTKSTDQISFSSGDNQAQSDIGEQQLDFSSTVKDLLGEDSLPTNQQLVNQVASDLSVTSVFPSDIRLSSELSGSINDLNTLDTNLLFDPGRQQGQDDDATLEELKNDPLFQQICNESMNSINTSGFEWMESKDHPTVEMLG
- the RFX7 gene encoding DNA-binding protein RFX7 isoform X2, which translates into the protein MILSSRSHSANFLQSKTVQSKVDCILQEVEKFTDLEKLYLYLQLPSGPNNGDKSDQISMSSSRAQQMHAFSWIRNTLEEHPETSLPKQEVYDEYKSYCDNLGYHPLSAADFGKIMKNVFPNMKARRLGTRGKSKYCYSGLRKKAFVHMPTLPNLDFHKTGDGLDGTESSGQLQSADEEVVSAACRLVCEWAQKVLSQPFDTVLELARFLVKSHYIGTKSMAALTVMAGAPAGIKGIPQPSAFIPTAESNSFQPQVKTLSSPVDAKQQLQRKIQKKQQEQKLQSPLPGESPAKKTEGTATNGVTSISNGSPAILSPQPIGIVVAAVPSPIPVPRTRQLVTSPSPMGSSDNKVLPLNVQVVTQHMQSVKQSPKTPQNVPASPVGDRSARHRYPQILPKPANTSALTIRSPTTVLFTSSPIKTVVPAPHVNSLNVVKMTAISLAPSSSSVPVKQTPSVNSSAGAVEEGRTTPQIKNGSVVSLQSPGSKPSTAVAASAVEIKMEPEGLLDENPVQGQESSDTSKSIKATPDLPPAQQINFEVATMKVSADGVVEAKPVKGCDQGAEEAGTKYKMQSNEITPVSSAGNNQSTLKLSVASHNLSSTSIDSPPTGESSIKDKICTKSPRKRQPSTLQDSQIPPVKKPLVGQLSAGNAEESQKTNSVTKVPKVVSLANSDNTTLVQVPSKVPVNVPVPSAAPADLVTDCSLSADLNTSDSTLEQQLASASSPDIKVKLEGNMFIIESDSKSDGSFNPNAWHHITKTSDFASVNCEQQQDISVMTIAGHSGSGDLQESAWEPAHCEGIQQDVYNQQLQSQIQDSSLGQIQAQSSNQLPLQSELKEFEHTVPQSNENFFSFDDDLTQDSIVEELVLMEEQMSMNNSHAYGGCLGMALQSQTAAQGAPVSSHPSSTHFYHSIHNNSTPIHTPTPTPTPTPTPTPTPTPTSEMIAGSQNVSRESPCSRLAQTTPVDSALGSSRHTPIGTPHSNCSSSVPPSPVECRNPFAFTPISSSMAYHDASIVSSSPVKPMQRPMATHPDKTKLEWMNNGYSSVSNSSVANHGILTSYQELVEDRFRKPHAFAVPGQSYQSQPRHHDTHFGRVTPVSPVQHQAAPVSSTTKQEGFAVPAPLDNKGASSSLNNSLRCRSVSPAVHRQRNLSGSTVYPVSNIPRSNLAPFGSPVTPEVHNVFTNIHADTSANNIAQRSQSVPLTVMMQTAFPSLQKQTNAKKITNVLLNKLDSDSDDAVRGLGMNNMPSNYTARMNLTQILETSTAFPSANPQNMINSSTSIYEFQTPNYLTKSTDQISFSSGDNQAQSDIGEQQLDFSSTVKDLLGEDSLPTNQQLVNQVASDLSVTSVFPSDIRLSSELSGSINDLNTLDTNLLFDPGRQQGQDDDATLEELKNDPLFQQICNESMNSINTSGFEWMESKDHPTVEMLG
- the RFX7 gene encoding DNA-binding protein RFX7 isoform X1; its protein translation is MAEEQQAEGQPPRRLAGTPAPAGALPALVPGLQGSEASALRHKIRSSICKTVQSKVDCILQEVEKFTDLEKLYLYLQLPSGPNNGDKSDQISMSSSRAQQMHAFSWIRNTLEEHPETSLPKQEVYDEYKSYCDNLGYHPLSAADFGKIMKNVFPNMKARRLGTRGKSKYCYSGLRKKAFVHMPTLPNLDFHKTGDGLDGTESSGQLQSADEEVVSAACRLVCEWAQKVLSQPFDTVLELARFLVKSHYIGTKSMAALTVMAGAPAGIKGIPQPSAFIPTAESNSFQPQVKTLSSPVDAKQQLQRKIQKKQQEQKLQSPLPGESPAKKTEGTATNGVTSISNGSPAILSPQPIGIVVAAVPSPIPVPRTRQLVTSPSPMGSSDNKVLPLNVQVVTQHMQSVKQSPKTPQNVPASPVGDRSARHRYPQILPKPANTSALTIRSPTTVLFTSSPIKTVVPAPHVNSLNVVKMTAISLAPSSSSVPVKQTPSVNSSAGAVEEGRTTPQIKNGSVVSLQSPGSKPSTAVAASAVEIKMEPEGLLDENPVQGQESSDTSKSIKATPDLPPAQQINFEVATMKVSADGVVEAKPVKGCDQGAEEAGTKYKMQSNEITPVSSAGNNQSTLKLSVASHNLSSTSIDSPPTGESSIKDKICTKSPRKRQPSTLQDSQIPPVKKPLVGQLSAGNAEESQKTNSVTKVPKVVSLANSDNTTLVQVPSKVPVNVPVPSAAPADLVTDCSLSADLNTSDSTLEQQLASASSPDIKVKLEGNMFIIESDSKSDGSFNPNAWHHITKTSDFASVNCEQQQDISVMTIAGHSGSGDLQESAWEPAHCEGIQQDVYNQQLQSQIQDSSLGQIQAQSSNQLPLQSELKEFEHTVPQSNENFFSFDDDLTQDSIVEELVLMEEQMSMNNSHAYGGCLGMALQSQTAAQGAPVSSHPSSTHFYHSIHNNSTPIHTPTPTPTPTPTPTPTPTPTSEMIAGSQNVSRESPCSRLAQTTPVDSALGSSRHTPIGTPHSNCSSSVPPSPVECRNPFAFTPISSSMAYHDASIVSSSPVKPMQRPMATHPDKTKLEWMNNGYSSVSNSSVANHGILTSYQELVEDRFRKPHAFAVPGQSYQSQPRHHDTHFGRVTPVSPVQHQAAPVSSTTKQEGFAVPAPLDNKGASSSLNNSLRCRSVSPAVHRQRNLSGSTVYPVSNIPRSNLAPFGSPVTPEVHNVFTNIHADTSANNIAQRSQSVPLTVMMQTAFPSLQKQTNAKKITNVLLNKLDSDSDDAVRGLGMNNMPSNYTARMNLTQILETSTAFPSANPQNMINSSTSIYEFQTPNYLTKSTDQISFSSGDNQAQSDIGEQQLDFSSTVKDLLGEDSLPTNQQLVNQVASDLSVTSVFPSDIRLSSELSGSINDLNTLDTNLLFDPGRQQGQDDDATLEELKNDPLFQQICNESMNSINTSGFEWMESKDHPTVEMLG